A genome region from Alkalimarinus coralli includes the following:
- a CDS encoding DUF6160 family protein produces MMKIKRLLYAVSGLAIGSISLISNAEMVGLEENELSKVSGQSGLSIEIPHLRVNAHGSGSIDNPNTPADESDGRRTKGYKLDYVTRDHNGGNEAHYFVDEVSLAVDITGAITLDIEGDGTLVIGLPERINYVGDGYSAKGIYLNDTGNTASGGHMLNEISIQGNYNTGGTISIWGE; encoded by the coding sequence ATGATGAAGATAAAACGCTTACTATACGCCGTCAGCGGCCTTGCCATAGGCAGTATTTCGCTAATATCCAATGCAGAAATGGTTGGGTTAGAGGAAAACGAGCTTTCAAAGGTGTCGGGGCAGTCGGGACTATCTATTGAAATTCCCCACCTTAGAGTCAATGCCCATGGCAGTGGCAGTATTGATAACCCCAACACCCCCGCCGATGAAAGTGACGGTCGACGAACCAAAGGTTATAAGCTTGACTATGTTACTCGTGATCATAATGGAGGTAATGAGGCGCACTACTTCGTTGATGAAGTCTCTTTGGCCGTTGATATTACCGGCGCAATCACACTGGATATTGAAGGAGACGGCACACTGGTGATAGGTCTCCCTGAGCGTATCAATTACGTAGGCGACGGCTACAGTGCAAAAGGCATTTATCTGAACGACACAGGCAATACTGCCAGCGGCGGGCACATGCTGAACGAAATTAGCATCCAGGGAAATTATAATACTGGCGGAACCATCTCAATATGGGGTGAATAA
- a CDS encoding HesA/MoeB/ThiF family protein, translating to MTSGDDSYEFNDEQLLRYSRQIMLPAFDIAGQSRLATSRVLVIGMGGLGSPVALYLAAAGVGTLHLVDFDEVDLSNLQRQIVHTLAGIGNKKVDSAKETIAQINPDTNVIAQAARLEGERLLEAVTEADVVVDATDNFSSRFAINAACVRSKTPLVSGAAIRMEGQVSVFDVRNGDAPCYQCLYSDISEEQLTCSEAGVMAPLVGIIGSVQAMEVVKLISGMGQALIGKLLILDAMTMEWRTMRLKKDPLCKVCSSDA from the coding sequence ATGACATCAGGCGATGATAGCTATGAGTTTAATGATGAGCAGCTATTGCGTTATAGCCGTCAAATTATGCTACCTGCATTTGATATTGCCGGGCAGTCTCGTTTAGCGACCAGTCGCGTTCTGGTTATCGGTATGGGAGGGCTAGGCTCACCTGTTGCGTTATACTTAGCGGCTGCGGGTGTCGGTACGCTGCACTTGGTTGATTTTGATGAAGTCGATCTTTCGAACCTTCAGCGACAAATTGTTCACACGCTCGCAGGCATTGGCAACAAGAAAGTAGACTCTGCTAAAGAAACCATTGCTCAAATTAACCCCGATACGAATGTTATTGCTCAGGCAGCGCGGCTGGAGGGTGAACGGCTGCTTGAAGCGGTTACTGAAGCTGATGTTGTTGTTGATGCGACAGATAACTTCTCTTCCAGGTTTGCGATTAATGCAGCCTGCGTTCGCAGCAAAACTCCACTGGTTTCAGGGGCGGCAATACGAATGGAAGGCCAGGTTTCAGTGTTTGATGTGCGCAATGGCGATGCACCTTGTTACCAATGTTTGTATTCAGATATATCAGAAGAGCAGCTGACCTGTTCTGAGGCAGGCGTTATGGCTCCACTGGTTGGTATTATCGGCTCTGTTCAAGCGATGGAGGTGGTGAAGCTTATTTCTGGGATGGGGCAGGCCCTTATTGGAAAGTTACTCATCCTGGATGCGATGACGATGGAATGGCGAACCATGCGACTGAAAAAAGACCCTCTGTGCAAAGTGTGCTCTTCTGACGCATAG
- the prmC gene encoding peptide chain release factor N(5)-glutamine methyltransferase, giving the protein MSVSIADVLRQSELPESETPALDKEVLLCHVLNKDRTYLFTWPEKTLDEQQLSAFYALLERRQKGEPVAYLTGVREFWSLSLKVDQSTLIPRPDTERLVEVALEVMPDSPLNVVDLGTGTGAIALALASERKHWMLTGIDQSEEAVSLAKENASLNRLERVGFKVGSWCDGIPPRSVDLVVSNPPYIASTDPHLREGDVRFEPLSALVAEQNGLSDIVDIAKQSSECLTANGWLMIEHGFEQAAEVRRIFKGYGYTDVSSYQDLSGNDRVTIGRWPGL; this is encoded by the coding sequence ATGTCTGTATCTATTGCTGATGTACTTCGACAGTCAGAGTTGCCTGAATCAGAAACGCCTGCGTTAGATAAAGAGGTTTTGCTCTGCCACGTTTTAAACAAAGACAGAACCTATCTTTTTACATGGCCGGAAAAAACGCTTGATGAGCAACAGTTGTCAGCGTTTTATGCGTTACTTGAACGTCGTCAGAAAGGTGAGCCGGTCGCTTACCTGACGGGCGTCAGGGAGTTCTGGTCACTGTCATTAAAAGTAGACCAATCCACGTTGATTCCCCGGCCTGATACTGAGCGGTTGGTAGAAGTCGCGCTGGAAGTTATGCCTGATAGCCCCCTTAATGTTGTTGATTTAGGGACTGGGACGGGAGCAATTGCCTTGGCCTTGGCATCTGAGCGAAAACACTGGATGCTCACAGGCATTGATCAGTCAGAAGAGGCTGTTTCCCTTGCCAAAGAAAATGCCAGCCTTAATCGGCTAGAGAGGGTTGGCTTTAAAGTAGGCTCGTGGTGTGATGGTATACCGCCCCGCAGTGTTGATTTAGTGGTGAGTAACCCCCCTTATATTGCGAGCACAGACCCTCATTTGCGAGAAGGTGATGTCAGGTTTGAGCCGTTGTCTGCACTGGTGGCAGAGCAGAATGGGCTGTCAGACATTGTTGATATTGCCAAGCAGTCGAGTGAGTGTTTAACGGCTAATGGCTGGTTAATGATCGAGCACGGGTTTGAGCAAGCTGCTGAAGTGCGCAGAATCTTTAAAGGATACGGCTATACTGACGTATCAAGCTACCAGGATTTATCGGGAAATGATCGTGTCACTATCGGGCGTTGGCCTGGGCTGTAA
- the prfA gene encoding peptide chain release factor 1 produces MKASIVAKLDNISERYEEIGALLSDPDVIADQNKYRDLSKEYSELEPVVKCFADYQQVDDDIEEANMLLQDGDADMREMAKEELADAEARKESLESELQKLLLPKDPNDTHNVFLEIRAGTGGDEAAIFAGDLFRMYSRYAERQRWKVEVISESLGEHGGYREIITRLVGDGVYGQLKFESGAHRVQRVPETESQGRIHTSACTVAVMPEADSLEEIDINKGDLRIDTFRASGAGGQHVNKTDSAIRITHLPSGIVVECQDERSQHKNKARAMSLLQAKLNSSQQDAAAKEQADARKSLVGSGDRSERIRTYNYPQGRITDHRINLTLYKLAEVTEGDLDPIIEPLLQEYQADLLASLSEE; encoded by the coding sequence ATGAAAGCATCAATAGTTGCAAAACTGGATAACATTAGTGAACGCTACGAAGAGATTGGCGCACTGTTAAGTGACCCGGATGTGATTGCAGACCAGAATAAGTACAGAGATCTGTCCAAAGAGTACTCTGAATTAGAGCCTGTTGTTAAGTGTTTTGCTGACTATCAGCAAGTTGACGATGACATTGAAGAAGCCAATATGCTACTTCAGGATGGCGACGCTGATATGCGCGAAATGGCGAAGGAAGAGTTGGCTGATGCCGAAGCGCGTAAAGAGTCACTTGAATCTGAACTGCAAAAACTGTTACTTCCTAAAGACCCTAATGACACCCACAACGTGTTTCTTGAAATTAGAGCAGGCACGGGGGGGGATGAAGCGGCGATATTTGCAGGTGATCTATTTAGGATGTACTCCCGTTATGCAGAGCGCCAGCGCTGGAAAGTTGAAGTAATAAGCGAAAGCCTGGGTGAGCATGGCGGTTATCGTGAAATTATTACCCGCCTGGTGGGGGATGGCGTTTACGGCCAGTTAAAGTTTGAATCAGGGGCTCACCGTGTTCAGCGAGTGCCAGAAACCGAGTCGCAAGGCCGTATCCATACTTCGGCGTGTACCGTCGCTGTAATGCCAGAAGCAGACTCCCTTGAAGAGATCGATATTAATAAGGGTGATCTCAGAATAGACACCTTCAGGGCATCGGGTGCGGGTGGTCAGCACGTCAACAAAACGGATTCTGCAATTCGAATCACTCACCTGCCTAGCGGTATTGTCGTTGAGTGCCAGGATGAGCGCTCCCAGCATAAAAACAAGGCAAGAGCGATGTCCCTGCTACAAGCCAAGCTTAATTCATCGCAGCAAGATGCCGCGGCAAAAGAGCAGGCTGATGCCCGTAAAAGCCTGGTAGGAAGTGGTGATCGTTCAGAGCGAATCAGAACATATAACTACCCTCAAGGGCGTATTACAGACCACCGTATCAACTTAACGCTGTACAAGTTGGCAGAGGTTACAGAGGGTGATTTGGATCCGATTATAGAGCCTCTGTTGCAGGAGTATCAGGCGGATCTTCTTGCGTCTCTAAGCGAAGAGTAA
- the hemA gene encoding glutamyl-tRNA reductase — MALLALGINHKTASVAVREKVAFSPERIVSALQEAQKVSAVSEVAILSTCNRTELYCATELEGSRALLEWLGDYHDLKFGELESCSYVHWDEDAARHMMKVASGLDSLVLGEPQILGQLKSAYATAREAETVGGELGRLFEQTFSVAKRVRTDTAIGENPVSVAYAAVHLANHLFSDMSSNRALLIGAGRTVELVARHLKEAGVRDITVANRTLSRAQELAQEIQGDAILLSDIPDRLPYADIVIASTASQLPILGKGAVERALKMRKHRPIFMVDIAVPRDIEPQVSELEDVYLYTVDDLKQVIDENVKSREGAAREAEHLVESGAAEFMFQIRALSATSTLKQFRGQVEDIRDTEVEKALKVIRNGGDPEAVLKGLARGLTNKIIHSPTVQVRKASAEGRVEVTDWLRELFELPTSKADTASTDKR, encoded by the coding sequence ATGGCGTTGCTGGCGTTAGGTATCAATCATAAAACTGCCTCGGTTGCAGTGCGCGAGAAGGTTGCCTTTTCGCCCGAGAGGATAGTGTCTGCACTCCAGGAAGCGCAAAAGGTATCTGCCGTGAGTGAGGTTGCTATCTTATCAACCTGTAATCGTACTGAGCTTTATTGTGCAACAGAGCTTGAGGGAAGTCGTGCCCTGCTTGAGTGGTTGGGAGATTACCACGACCTTAAATTCGGTGAGCTTGAGTCATGCAGTTATGTTCACTGGGATGAAGACGCCGCCCGGCATATGATGAAGGTCGCCAGCGGTCTTGATTCTTTAGTCTTGGGAGAACCGCAGATTCTAGGGCAGTTAAAGTCGGCCTATGCAACTGCTCGTGAAGCTGAAACAGTGGGGGGGGAACTGGGAAGGCTCTTTGAGCAGACTTTCTCGGTTGCCAAACGAGTAAGAACCGATACAGCCATTGGCGAAAACCCTGTCTCCGTTGCTTACGCTGCCGTTCATCTGGCGAACCACCTTTTCTCGGATATGAGCAGCAATAGAGCGTTGCTAATTGGGGCGGGTAGAACGGTTGAACTGGTGGCCAGGCATCTCAAAGAAGCGGGTGTGCGTGATATTACTGTTGCTAACCGAACACTGTCGAGAGCTCAAGAATTGGCTCAGGAAATACAGGGCGATGCGATTCTACTCTCTGACATCCCGGACCGCCTCCCTTATGCAGACATAGTTATCGCTTCCACTGCCAGCCAATTGCCTATTCTGGGCAAGGGTGCGGTAGAAAGAGCGTTAAAAATGAGAAAACACCGACCTATTTTTATGGTCGATATTGCGGTGCCACGAGATATAGAGCCTCAGGTTAGCGAGCTTGAAGATGTATACCTTTATACAGTTGATGACTTAAAGCAGGTTATAGACGAAAACGTAAAGTCGCGCGAAGGGGCTGCACGGGAAGCTGAGCATCTTGTTGAAAGTGGCGCAGCCGAGTTTATGTTTCAGATACGAGCGCTCTCTGCGACCAGCACTTTGAAGCAGTTTAGAGGTCAGGTCGAGGATATTCGAGATACAGAGGTTGAGAAAGCACTTAAAGTTATTCGCAATGGTGGTGACCCTGAAGCCGTGTTGAAAGGGTTGGCAAGAGGGCTGACCAACAAAATTATACATAGCCCTACCGTTCAGGTTCGCAAAGCCTCAGCAGAGGGGCGAGTAGAGGTGACGGACTGGCTTAGAGAGTTGTTTGAACTACCTACTTCGAAGGCCGACACCGCTTCCACTGATAAGCGTTAA
- a CDS encoding tetratricopeptide repeat protein, whose product MKFSVHNILRLISPVFLIALASGCSLQSLNSQAKIDDTPKTPSELVANQIPPADPVIEYAEFDSETMYALLTAEIAAQRGRYDITLLNYVQQARTTKDLAIIKRAFRIAQYLKASNAQLQLSKVWAEVEPNDIEANQLAAFHHARNKKYEEAMGYMENIIELEGNADLDRLAAHAKTLPAEEQQTLLNLYTSLYERHPENKEVIYSLAVMQKNTGHTDDAIATLAPLLQQEPEFEPAILLQAGLLYDQKKLEEATEYLKEKTEEFPENRKMGTLYGRLLIDNKQLDEAQDVFKELMERFPDVAGLRLSYALVSLENKDEAEAIEQFNILLEAQQHTNESHFYLGRIADSRKEPAKAIQHYLSVESGTHFYSAISRASFLMAEEGRLDEALIGLEKLRKAAPDQAENFWLIEANLLLDINEEDLALGSINIALMDFPNNAKLLYSRSMLLDKAGRLEEMEADLRTIIAAEPNNAVALNALGYTLADKTTRVMEAYDLITKAYALNPDNPAILDSMGWVYYRMGNLEKALEYLNLAYAQFPDPEVAAHLGEVLWQSGEKDKALTLWKESLKVSQAKESKSTIVQDTMKRLGVSLDDAPANAQQ is encoded by the coding sequence ATGAAATTCAGTGTACACAATATTCTTCGACTGATATCTCCAGTCTTTTTGATAGCGCTTGCCTCTGGCTGCTCCTTGCAGTCTCTTAATTCACAAGCAAAAATAGATGACACCCCCAAAACACCTTCTGAGTTAGTTGCTAACCAAATCCCTCCTGCAGACCCTGTTATCGAATATGCAGAGTTTGACTCAGAGACCATGTATGCCCTGCTAACAGCAGAAATAGCCGCGCAACGAGGCCGCTATGACATTACTTTACTTAACTATGTGCAGCAGGCACGCACAACCAAAGATCTCGCAATCATCAAGCGGGCATTCAGAATCGCCCAATATCTAAAAGCCAGCAATGCTCAACTTCAGCTTTCAAAAGTATGGGCAGAAGTTGAGCCAAATGATATTGAAGCAAACCAATTAGCCGCTTTTCATCACGCCCGCAACAAAAAGTATGAAGAAGCCATGGGCTATATGGAGAACATTATAGAGCTGGAAGGTAATGCCGATCTGGACAGGCTAGCCGCACACGCAAAAACATTACCGGCAGAAGAACAACAGACACTGTTAAATCTCTACACATCGTTATACGAACGCCACCCTGAGAACAAAGAGGTCATCTACAGCCTCGCCGTCATGCAAAAAAATACAGGTCATACGGATGATGCTATTGCCACCCTGGCCCCACTCTTACAGCAAGAACCTGAATTCGAACCCGCCATATTGCTTCAAGCCGGGCTTTTATATGACCAGAAGAAATTGGAAGAAGCCACCGAATACCTGAAAGAAAAAACTGAAGAGTTCCCCGAAAACCGAAAAATGGGAACGCTTTACGGCCGACTATTAATTGATAACAAACAACTGGACGAGGCACAGGACGTCTTCAAGGAGCTAATGGAGAGATTTCCCGACGTTGCAGGATTAAGACTCTCGTATGCTTTAGTTTCACTTGAAAATAAAGACGAAGCCGAAGCCATTGAGCAGTTCAACATCCTCCTGGAAGCCCAACAACACACAAACGAATCACACTTTTATCTTGGCAGAATTGCCGATAGCAGAAAAGAGCCCGCTAAAGCGATTCAACATTACTTAAGCGTTGAAAGCGGAACCCACTTTTATTCAGCCATATCCAGAGCCAGTTTTTTAATGGCAGAAGAAGGCCGCCTGGATGAGGCCCTGATTGGGCTGGAAAAACTCAGAAAGGCAGCCCCTGATCAGGCGGAAAATTTTTGGCTGATTGAAGCAAACTTGCTGCTGGATATTAACGAAGAAGACCTGGCTCTAGGCTCAATCAATATCGCTCTCATGGACTTTCCCAACAACGCCAAACTCCTTTACTCAAGGTCCATGCTATTGGATAAAGCGGGGCGACTTGAAGAGATGGAAGCCGACCTGAGAACAATCATTGCGGCAGAGCCTAATAATGCGGTTGCGCTTAACGCGCTTGGTTATACGCTCGCCGACAAAACAACCCGAGTGATGGAAGCCTATGACCTCATCACTAAGGCCTACGCGCTAAACCCGGACAACCCAGCCATATTAGATAGCATGGGGTGGGTCTATTACCGAATGGGCAATCTGGAAAAAGCGCTTGAATACTTAAATCTTGCCTACGCTCAATTCCCTGACCCAGAGGTGGCAGCCCACCTGGGGGAGGTTCTGTGGCAGAGTGGCGAAAAAGATAAAGCACTGACTCTTTGGAAAGAGTCTCTTAAGGTGTCCCAAGCCAAAGAGAGCAAAAGCACTATTGTTCAAGACACGATGAAACGGCTCGGCGTATCGCTGGACGACGCTCCGGCAAACGCTCAGCAATAG
- the lolB gene encoding lipoprotein insertase outer membrane protein LolB — translation MNSSTRSGKHIIWIKGALLLLLLQGCASTIETPLTLTEPVNWRETVAAVSAIDSWEISGKIGVRVPERIDSAVINSWKQKEAQFTIDLSSTIFGLGATRIEGNPNYISMTESGEEPVISRHPRQLIQQHIGWPLPIEQLRYWVKGIPAPVQSPDDKVEELKFDSQGQLSQLVQNGWQVNYSKYTPSRSVSLPGKVVLRQQQVKITVIINDWQLN, via the coding sequence ATGAATAGCTCAACACGCTCAGGCAAGCACATTATTTGGATTAAAGGTGCGCTGCTTCTACTACTCCTGCAAGGTTGCGCCAGTACCATTGAAACACCGTTAACGCTGACAGAACCCGTCAACTGGCGAGAAACAGTGGCGGCAGTATCCGCCATCGATAGCTGGGAGATTTCAGGAAAGATTGGAGTTAGAGTGCCTGAGCGAATTGACAGTGCCGTCATTAACAGCTGGAAACAAAAAGAAGCCCAATTCACTATCGACCTCTCTTCAACCATTTTCGGTCTAGGGGCCACCCGCATAGAAGGCAACCCAAACTACATTTCAATGACCGAGTCCGGCGAAGAACCTGTAATATCTCGACATCCAAGACAATTAATACAACAACACATAGGCTGGCCCTTGCCAATAGAGCAACTCAGATACTGGGTCAAAGGAATACCCGCGCCCGTCCAGTCACCTGACGACAAAGTAGAAGAGCTAAAGTTTGATAGTCAGGGGCAGCTCTCTCAGCTGGTTCAGAACGGGTGGCAAGTCAACTATTCAAAATACACCCCATCTCGCAGTGTCAGCCTGCCTGGAAAAGTGGTTCTGCGACAGCAACAGGTCAAAATAACCGTTATCATTAACGATTGGCAATTAAACTAA
- the ispE gene encoding 4-(cytidine 5'-diphospho)-2-C-methyl-D-erythritol kinase, with amino-acid sequence MQQKTISLPAPAKLNLFLHINGRRKDGYHELQTLFQFIDRSDILHFTPTAKHTIQITPEIDGVSLEDNLIYKAASLLLPYRQNPCGILINLEKNLPMGGGLGGGSSDAATTLVALNQLWQCDLTTEQLTKLGLTLGADVPIFISGHAAWAEGVGELFTPANPIEHWYIVLTPDCHVDTGEIFSHQRLTRDTPKMKIAPALEGEVKNFQNDCEAIVSELYPEVNEAIQTLNQHGRSRLTGTGACVFAAFESREQAESAFSKLPKSIKGFISKGLNSSPLYVETN; translated from the coding sequence ATGCAACAAAAAACGATCTCCCTGCCCGCGCCAGCCAAACTAAATCTATTTCTTCATATCAACGGTAGACGAAAAGACGGCTATCACGAACTTCAAACACTATTTCAGTTTATTGATCGCAGTGACATATTGCATTTCACCCCAACAGCTAAACACACCATCCAAATAACGCCCGAAATTGACGGTGTCAGTCTTGAAGACAACCTTATATACAAAGCGGCAAGCCTGCTTTTACCCTACAGACAAAACCCTTGTGGTATTTTGATTAACCTTGAAAAGAATCTACCAATGGGCGGAGGCCTTGGCGGGGGAAGCTCCGATGCGGCGACAACACTTGTTGCACTTAACCAGCTATGGCAGTGCGATCTTACAACAGAGCAGCTAACAAAACTGGGATTAACCCTGGGCGCAGATGTGCCAATATTCATTAGCGGCCATGCAGCCTGGGCAGAAGGCGTAGGCGAACTATTTACACCCGCCAACCCAATTGAGCATTGGTACATCGTCCTCACACCCGACTGCCATGTCGATACCGGTGAAATTTTTTCTCACCAACGCTTGACAAGAGACACGCCAAAGATGAAAATAGCGCCCGCTCTTGAGGGAGAAGTCAAGAACTTCCAAAATGATTGCGAGGCGATTGTTAGCGAACTTTACCCAGAGGTAAACGAAGCTATTCAGACACTCAATCAACACGGTAGATCAAGACTAACCGGAACAGGTGCTTGTGTATTTGCGGCATTTGAGTCTAGAGAACAAGCTGAATCAGCCTTCTCGAAGCTTCCTAAAAGCATTAAAGGTTTCATAAGTAAAGGACTCAACTCCTCCCCCTTATATGTTGAGACCAATTAA